The genomic DNA AAAACCTAAATAAATTtatagttttctaaaaaaataaacgtaattttataatttttctgcATTCCTCTTCTACCCTCCCTATATAAACCGCCCGGCCCGGTTCAAACGAGAGAGCAGCGAGGGCGTGAGAAGGTGCGGCGATAGAGGTTAAGGTTGAAAGCGGCCTCGCCTCCGTTTCCTCTGCCCTTTCTGTCCTCTTCCGATGGATTCCTCGCGCTTGCTCAAGAAGCCGAAGCTGGAAGAAGAGGCGATCGAGCTCAATGGAGAGACTCTTGCAGCGAAGCGAGATGATGTTAATGGTAATAGTGGCGACGAGTCGAGAGGAGTCGGCGGCAACGATGGTGATTCGTTGAAGGAGCAGGAGGAAGCTTTAGTTGCCCTGATCGAGCACCGTACCAAAGAATGCCAAATTATTAAGAAGAAGATCGACCATTACCAGTCCCAGGTTTTCCGCGCTAATCGATTGATTGATTtcagtatttttgtttctttcctATATTTTTCTTATTCGGATCTTCAAGTTCGTTTGGTGATGTTGTTCTGCAGCTCGTGGAGGCAGAGAAGCGATTGGGCGACTCCCAGGCCAAGTTGTCACGTATTCGCCTTAGGGTTAAAGCTCCTTCCCCTGCCTCGGCCATCTCAGTTAAAGAGGAAGATAGACTGATACAGTCGAGCCCGAGAAACAACATCCTGGATGGTATTCGGAACCGTCCCGTGCCTGCGCAGCAGCCGCTGCGGCCTCAGCTTATAATCCCTCCTCATAACCCCAAACCTACAGCTTCCATAGCTGCAGATTCCAGAGGCGGACGGAGTGGGAAGACGGAATTGAAGACACCCGCTGCTGCTGGTAGCCGGACGAATCCCTCGTCTTCTGCTCAGTCAAACGGTGGCTCACCTGTGAGATCTCAAGAAAAGACCACGAAGAGGAAATTTGGTAACCATAAAATGATCTCTGTACCTCTTTCATTTGTTCCATCGTGGTTAGTTTTTTACTCGTAGTAGCAACACTCTTCTTTATTCCTTCTCTCAAAATTCCTCCGTTTAAACTTGGCAGAGCAGAAAGATCACAAGGATTTGATCCCAATCATacgatcttcttcttctccttgcacaATTAGATTCCAAGCTGGCACCATCATTTCCAGTCATCATAAGAGGAAACTGAGATGCCTTGAGGTGTGCCCTGTGAATGATCACCTCTTTATCACCAGGTAGTAGAGAAGCATGCAGATGTTTGCTGATTAAACTTTTATAATAAGCAACTGCGGCTTGTGCTTTCAGTGTTTGCAATGCATGACAAATTAACAGTTGTGTCAAGGTTCTAAACCACCACCTTGCATATGATATATTTCCACAGTGATttatctttccttgtttgatttaccattttaaaaaatttaatgacTAGAGACTGCTATTCTCTATGTTAATAcccttatttctttttattgtagTTGACACTTATACAACATTACATTTTCTATAAGTATtgtagccgaccccacctagtgggataaggcttggttgttattgtattatttttatgCTATAACATTTAATATGAATTTGCCACTGGCATAAATCTTTATATTACTGTATCAGTAATACCGCATAGcactttagaaaattttattcgGGTATAACCTTCATGTTGATTCTCATCCTAGTCATATATGGtgtatttcaaatttaaattttagttatacGTTGACCAACTTTTCCCATGACAATTGGGAAATCAAGGATAAAAATCGTTCAATCAAATTCTTCAATTTCTTgtgataaattattaaaaataaaaattaatgtttaGTGGTTTAGCATTAAAGTTAGTGTAGTAATCAGACTCTTAAGAATCTAGTTATTCTTGCAATGTTCACTAGTTCTTTAAATAACCAACACTACAAGGGCATCAGGATTTGTTGCCTGCACACTGCTGTGTAGTTTTTCCTTAATTGCCAGTGTCTCGAGAATTTCTTCAAGCAGAAAAACAGTCACCTACAAACTATTGAAATCTCTCTTTGTTTTGGACTTCCACTTTTACTGTCCAAATTATGGAGGGATAAAtccaaattttcttttaaaataatttttcttcatgCAAAATGACTTCGATTTCATTTAGCCTTTCAATCAATCCGTACAAGTTTAAGATCAGCCAACAAAATTAGGATAGGTCTGGTAAGTTGAACAAACTTTGCTAGAGCATAATGCAAACTGTTCAAGAGTTCCACCTTCCCCAATGATCTGTTGAGATGGATGGTGGTATTCTCTTAACAGAGTACTACAAATTATTCAGCAATCCTCTGTATATTTTCTCCACGCTCTATAGATCCTAttcatcttttattctcttgttTCGTTTCTGTTAAAGATGCATGTGTCTACTTCTGAACTCAAAGGCTATCAATTCTAATTTAGTTTCTTAACTGCTGCTAATTCACTTTGATGGTGCTGTGCAGTGCATTGGATGGAATTGTAAATTTATGGCAGTTGCAAGGAAAAGGGTAAAGTTCCACCTTCTCAATATTTTCCCCACACTTATGGATGAATTATTGAAGGGGAGtcttggtgcaacggtaaagttgttgtcatgtgaccaaaaggtcacgggttcgaatcatggaaacagcctcttgcaaaaagcagggtaaggctgcggaTCCTTCCCTGGACCCCGCATGgcgagagcttcgtgcaccgggcttccctttttttttttttatggatgAATTATTGAGCCTGTTGAATTTTCCTAACTCCAAAATTGAATCTCTGTTGTGCAAGCCAAAATGAAACGTATATTTGTAACCTCACTGTTCCTTGAAGAGTTGAAGTCCTATCTAAACAAAATCTGACCCTCTCTCTCAAAGTTTGTGGATTAACTGCTCAATTCTTTATTTCAGATCCAGTGCCTCATTGCTAAGCACTGTGGATTGTTTATCACCAAAGCAACGGAGATGGCCTGAAGATATGGCATGGCATCCCAATGGAGATAGTATCTTTGCTGCCTACACTGCTGATGGTGCTGACTCACAGATCTCAATTTTAAACTTGAATGCATCACGAGAAGTAAGTTTTCTTGGCGCAAGTTTTCTTGGCGCAAGTTTTCTTGGCGCTCAATGTCCCTGGTTTTGTTTTATtcttaaaaagttttaatttttcacaAGAGGTTTCTTTTACACTCTAGAGTAATGAGTGAACCCAACATTCAGTGAGTTGCACTTATTAATATTTGTATATAATAATCATGCATGTGTCAGCTTTCTTGCACAATTCCCTGAAAGACATAACAGTCATTGGCACATGTTCTAGAAAGCAGCCACAATAATATTTATGGCAGTCTAGAGCGAAAGCCTTGCTTTTCAAATACATTTTATTTTAGCGAGTTTTTGGTCTGATGTTTTTAGCAGCTGAGGGCTATGGATTGCTTTTCCTATATGCCTTTGTTCTTGAGAATTCTTAGCTATTGTAGCATGGGAAGCCACTTTAAATGAAAATTACAAGCAATATCCCTAAATCTTGCCTTTTGTTTTGTGCATCTTTTCGCAATGTAGAGCCAATACAACAAACAGTTAAACACTAGTATCTCCAAATATTTGTGGTGGCTACATGAATCTCGTCTACTATAGCATGGTAGAGGCCACTTGAAATGGCAAATTACCAACGATCTCCCCAAATCTTGCCTTTTCGCTCTATGCATCTCTTTGCAGTGTAGAGCCAATTCTACAAACAGTCAAACACTTAAAACTCAGTTTCATGAATCTTTCTCCACCATTGAACCCTTCTTAACCAAACACTTCAAACTCAGTTTCATGAAGTTAGAAAAAGAAGGCTGTGTACATGATGCTTCAAACCTAGTGGCAGCCTTTTGTTAGACATTTCAGCTCATTGCATTCACGTTTGTTGCCAATGTCATGATCTTAATTGTTCATCTCTACCTTAAATAGAGAGGAGTGGGTATTTTAGAATGGTAGCCAGTAGATCTTGTTTCCTCTCAGTAATGTCTTATATTTCACCTtggtatttccctatataaaaatCACCCCAAATCACAAGTGATTATTGATGTTGAAAATGtgattaatttattaaaagaaaatagatGAAGTGTTATAAACCAAATCATAGGTAAGAGAAGTAAAACGAATTCTTTCAGGTAGGCTTTTGTCCTTTTTCACTGATCTaaggaataaatatatttttatgaggTTTTTAAAAACACTTATCAAAGCTACATAGCGTATGAAAACATGAAGCACCTTGTGTATATTTTATGTAGGTTAGTCCTACTACAAATTTTGCTTATTGTCTAGGTGCTAAAAGCAGTGTTTTGTACCATTTTTGTGtcattttgttatatatatatatcgagagagagagagagagagatgatacCCTGCGCACCTCGCTTTTGTGACGCTGCTGCGCGAGTAAGTCATGGCGCCCGGAAGTGATTTGGGCACCCCGACTAAGACTCACTCTCGGAGATCACTTCCGGGTGTGTGTGTAGATTTTCTTTTGAATTTGTTGATTAAATTTACATGGCGATATTTGCACAATCATGAGAATGATATATTTGCTATATAATCcaataataaattttctttttcacaaTTTGCATGGTGatattttgttttggattttaattaTACTTTGGTTAGGCTATATTGCACGGGTAATTGTTGCAGGAGGACTTCACCCACTCTAAGATATGGATCTATCCAAGTGCAAAGGGTAGGCTAGGAGGTCCCCAAGAAAGCCCCATCTCATCGCCATCCAAAATGATGCAAAATAGGCAAAGCTTCTCGTGTTGTTTTGGTCCAATGCTATTAAAAAAAGTTAGTCTGGATCCTCTAGTTAGATGAGCTGAATTGATTTAGGTGGAAGGTGTATGGAGTAGAGGAAAGGGAGCAGTCCGGTGCATGAAACTCCTGTTAATACGAGGTCCCGAGGAGGTCTATTGTACACACTACACAGCCTTACCCTACTTTGCAATAGACCGTTTCCGAGACTCGAACATGTGATCTCTAGGTTACACGATAGCAACTTTACCGTTACGCCAAACCTCCCCTCCTAAATGAAGAGGAAGATCAAATAAAATTCTAGGTGATGTAATAGCAAGTGTTCTAATTAGTTTTAATATTATTAGTGATATAAGCCTGCATAGGGTTCGAGGGAGGGATAAGATCAGTTTAGACAACCCCGGATAGAACTTAAGATTTAATTGATGATGATGTCTGAAAGTAAATTGCTTTTATTGCTCTCTGGACACAAGAACCTTAATCAGGAAGGGAATATAAGTAAATTGTAAATTTGAAGATATACATCTGAAAATTCCCTTTTTTTTTGGTGAATACTTCAATCTCCTGTTTCTTACTAGCCAGATCATTTGCAGCACCAAAGCTTTTGTTACGAAGCTTCAGGAAAGAAGCATCAGTTCATAAGGTGCTGCTGCACATGTTTTATTGGAAATTCCACTTGTGGACCAGCTTTAGATTTCACCCACTTTATGATGCATGTGACGGTTACTCATCATCATACTAGTTATGAAGAAGAGAAGAGTGGCAGAAACCAGACTCACTTTGACTATATTTTAGTGAAATTTGGAAAAAAACTATTCAGACCTGATAGTGTTGATTGCCCCTAGTTCAGTTGCATGATTTAGAGTAAATTTCTCCAATAGTAATATTTCACTGCCGTGTGAGCTGTTTCTGCTTCTGATGAGCATTTTACTTCTGACTTTATTTTATGGTGTTGTTTCGATGAGGTCTTTATGTATACATTGTTCCTTTTCTCATGAGAAAATTATGGCATCAACTGCAAAAGACTCTTTTTTAATAATCTTCATGATATATTCAATTGATTTATTTGATGTATCACAGAAATAGATGGCATGGGTTGTTAGTAGTAGGTTGTCTGCTTGGCACTTGGTACATGAACCTTCATTAAGTTGCATTTTTTTACTTGCTGAAATTTTATTATTGAATTCTCTTTGTATTGTTTGATCATTGCTTACGCTCAGTATGTTCTTGTGGAATTATGTAATAATTACTTTAGAATTCTGTAATTGTTTATGTTAGATACAGGGATTAAGCACATATAATCTTGATACTCAATAGATTGCATTGATTATGTTTGAACAGAGAAAAGTTACCTTCTTGGATCAAAAACCTCATCGCAAAGGCATCATAAATAGCATAACATTTATGCCATGGGCTGATACGTGTTTCATAACTGGTGGGAGTGACCATGCTGTGATACTTTGGCAAGAAGTAGATAGTTCATGGAAACACAAGACAGTGCATGCACACATGCATTCTTCTGCTGTCACAGGAGTTGCTGGATTATACCAGAAGAAGACTATACTATCTGTTGGTGCTGACAAAAGGATCATTGCTTTCGATCTGTCAACAGGAAGGTCTGAGTTCAGAAATCAAATAGAAAGCAAATGTATGAGTGTGCTTCCAAACCCATCAGACTTAAATTTGTACATGGTGCAGTCAGGGTAAGTAAATAAGCTTATGGTAAGGTTGATACTAAAGAAATACTTTCAAATATCTTATGATAGTTCAGCAATACAGCATGTTGCTTGTGCTTTTCAAAAAGAGTTATCTTTAATGTTATTGATCTCAACATATCATATGATAGTTTAGCAATACAGCATGTTGCTTGTGCATTTCAAAAAGAGTTATCTTTAATGTTATTGATCTCAACATCATTGCAGTTTATTCCCTTGAATCCATTAGCATTTTAATTCAAAGGCCTGATCTTGTATCTTAATGATTCAAACTTTGTAATGCTCCTTAATTTTAGTATGCTCTTTTACCTCTCAAAAAGGCATTAGATCTGGGGATTTCTACTAGACTGTCTGTTCTTTAACCAAGGCTAGTAATAATCTGGGGCATTGTCTTCTAGATTGTTGGCTTTGAAACTAAGGCTAACTTCCTCATGAGCATATTTTGCCACCTCTTGAGTTCCATCACTACTAAGGGTCAATTTTGCAATATTATCAAAGTGCTTCAGACAGTGATCTTGTATTGCCCAAAATTCTTTTGGTGCCTTAATCTTTGTTTGGTTGATGTTCTTCCTTCCACTTCAGCTGAACTACTTCTTGCTGACTTGGACAAATCAAGTTCCTTCAAAAAGTGCCCTTTACCAACATAGGAACCTGCAAGACTTTTGAATCTAAGTCAGACGAGAGCGGTGAGTGAGATGTCAAATGTCTATTTATCATCTTCAGGGATATATGTAGTTACCTTCGGAGCTGTTACTGGCTATTACTTTTCCAGTTGTCAGTGACAAACTCCTATTGGGCAGCAGAAGTTGCTACAAGTAACAATAGGTGTCAGGATGTCACAGTCTAATTGGCCCAAGTTGCTACCCGTAAGTCATCCCCTGCCTTTTCTATCCTCATCCCTTCCTATGCTTCTCATTGGTTGTACATACTGAGTAATCATATCTGTAATAATGTAACTGGTTTAAAGTTGAGGGCTGCTAGGGAAGGACTTCTCACCGTCCAAGTATTTGTTGTGGTAATTTAAGCTTTTCATGGGTGTTGAATCTTCTCTGCCTgtgtaattttattaaattatgttCAATCCATCAGCTAATTGCTAATACTGATGAAAACAACTGGCATACTTGACTTGACTCGCTAGGATCTTGTGCTAAAATTCAATTGCCATTTTGTCCTTGCTAGGAGTACCTTCTTCACACACTTGCTAATAAACCGGTTTCCTTGTGATCAGGAACAGAATTAACTATTATTATTTAGTCAAATATGGAACAGGATCAAGATAAGTTGATCAGTGAGCAGGCTAAGCCAACAAtattgcttttgggcaaaaatcaaattATATGaccatattttatttatttatggctCATCCAAATTGATCTCTCCTTATCCTTTCATTACAATTGCTAATCCTCACAAATTTGTCTGGCCAGGCCAACATTATCTATTATGAGATATGGCTAGATCAATCTTTCAAGCCTTTTTTAAAGCTCTATGATGTTAATGTAGGTGCAAATTCTGGTGTATGTTTCATGTTTATTGGAACTGGTGACAGTCAACTGGGCAAGAAATTTATGTTTATAGAAATTATGTTTTCACTGATAAATCTCCCACATTTTATGAGAACTTTTGAGCTTTTCCTTGATTTTTCTATATCTGAAATGTTGCTTGATACATAGCTTTTCGTGTAGAAATTATGTTTAATCTGTTTTTATTAGGGGTCTTCTACCAGTGGTATTTGTTTATAACAGTTGACACCATAATACTACCTTCCAGGGAACCTGGGAAACAACTTACTTTGTTTGATATGCGATTGAGGCAGACAGAACTTCATACATTTGGGTGGAAGCAGGAAACCAGTGAATCCCAATCTGCTCTGATCAACCAGGCATGGTCTCCTGATGGTCTCTATCTATCCTCTGGTTCCGCAGATCCTGTAATACACATCTTCGATATCAGATACAATGCAAGCAGACCTTCCCAGTCAGTCAAAGCACATCAAAAGCGAGTTTTCAAAGCCGTGTGGCACCAATCTCTTCCCCTTCTCACATCCATATCATCTGATCTCAATATCGGATTGCACAGGACATATTAAGCATTTTCAAATGACCTATATCGCAATTGGAATCAAAGGAGCTCTGGTCTCGACCTGGCCGGTGACAAGAGCAAAGCACTTGAGGAAACTTCAAACTTCTCAGCATTGTAACCTAAGAGAGCGGCAAAAAAGTAATTTACGAGGAGTAAGAGCTGTGGCGAGATGGTCACTTTTTTGTTAGCCATTATCGacttttgtaaattttatttaCCTCCTCGATGGAGATGAGGAGGATAAGCTGTGGACTGCTAAAATGCGGCTAGCTTAGGAATTGCCGCTAATCGAGCAGCTAACAATTTTTTAGCACAAAATGGTTGGTCAAGCACCGCACAAAGGTTAATTTGAGCTCTCTATCATTTTTGTGAATTTTGTATCAATCGCAAAGGAATTGAGATTGTTTGTTGTATGGAGAGCAAAATCACTAGAGCTATGGGTTGTTAGGTAATCTAGAAACATGTTCATTGAATTATAatctccttatatatatatatttatttttttattttcaatttgatcATTTCCTGCAAATATCGTATTTATTTCTTTCAACATTAACTTGTTATAAGTAGTATCTAATAATGTATGCTTTATGATCTGTggctcttgtttataggatcggGTCAATAGGTTTTCGAACCCGTAATAGGTGGTGCTGTGAACCGGATTTTGAGCTGGTTCAGTCACAAGCCGAATCGCCCGACCGGCTCCAATTGGACCGGGTTTGACAATATTAGAAAAGTGTCGGCGTGGGTGGCGGTGGGCTTTCGTTGTCGTCCACAATGGCGTGGGCCCGTCGACGACGGCCAGCTCATTCTTGTTTCCCGTCAATTATGGCCGCTCCACAAATCGAACCGGACGCCACCAATTTCTTGgtttgctgct from Zingiber officinale cultivar Zhangliang chromosome 4A, Zo_v1.1, whole genome shotgun sequence includes the following:
- the LOC121972069 gene encoding uncharacterized protein LOC121972069 produces the protein MDSSRLLKKPKLEEEAIELNGETLAAKRDDVNGNSGDESRGVGGNDGDSLKEQEEALVALIEHRTKECQIIKKKIDHYQSQLVEAEKRLGDSQAKLSRIRLRVKAPSPASAISVKEEDRLIQSSPRNNILDGIRNRPVPAQQPLRPQLIIPPHNPKPTASIAADSRGGRSGKTELKTPAAAGSRTNPSSSAQSNGGSPVRSQEKTTKRKFEQKDHKDLIPIIRSSSSPCTIRFQAGTIISSHHKRKLRCLEVCPVNDHLFITSALDGIVNLWQLQGKGSSASLLSTVDCLSPKQRRWPEDMAWHPNGDSIFAAYTADGADSQISILNLNASRERKVTFLDQKPHRKGIINSITFMPWADTCFITGGSDHAVILWQEVDSSWKHKTVHAHMHSSAVTGVAGLYQKKTILSVGADKRIIAFDLSTGRSEFRNQIESKCMSVLPNPSDLNLYMVQSGEPGKQLTLFDMRLRQTELHTFGWKQETSESQSALINQAWSPDGLYLSSGSADPVIHIFDIRYNASRPSQSVKAHQKRVFKAVWHQSLPLLTSISSDLNIGLHRTY